The following are from one region of the Salvia splendens isolate huo1 chromosome 2, SspV2, whole genome shotgun sequence genome:
- the LOC121778086 gene encoding uncharacterized protein LOC121778086: MSPYRLVFGKMCHLLIGVEHRAYWAVRKMNMKPQACEEERKLQLQELEELRLESYDATMWYKEKTKLWHDKNLRIKELQVGQKVLLFQSRLKLMPGKLKSKWIRPYTIVGLRANGAVEIQGSASNSIHFLVNSHRVKVFRDSSELCVVKEIPLHMLPTIA, from the coding sequence ATGTCGCCCTACAGGCtcgtgtttggcaagatgtgccatctcCTGATCGGTGTAGAACATAGGGCGTACTGGGCAGTCAGAAAGATGAATATGAAGCCCCAGGCCTGTGAGGAGGAGAGGAAGCTCCAACTGCAAGAGCTAGAGGAATTGAGGCTTGAGTCATACGATGCTacgatgtggtacaaggaaaaaaccaagttgtggcatgacaaaaaccttCGGATCAAGGAGTTGCAGGTTGGtcagaaagttctcctgttccaatcaCGGTTAAAGCTGATGCCCGGAAAGCTAAAGTCTAAGTGGATCAGACCCTACACGATCGTTGGCCTCAGAGCaaacggagctgtggaaattcagggaaGTGCTTCTAACTCTATCCATTTCCTTGTCAATAGTCACAGAGTTAAGGTGTTTAGGGATAGTTCAGAGCTGTGTGTGGTGAAAGAAATTCCACTACACATGCTCCCCACTATCGCCTAA